The Aquidulcibacter paucihalophilus genomic interval GATTTGAAACTCTTGCGGCACTAAGGAGAGCGGGACGGACACGGTCAACGCGAAACGGCGCGGATTGCCGTCTCTGTGGTGAATTGCGGTCCGCACGACACGGCCGGACGAGGTCTTGTACGGGCGCGCGCGGCTATTCCGGCGCGGGGCGACTTGCCGGTCGGGGAACGGATGGCTACCTGCCACGGCGAACCATCCGGGAAATGCGCCGTGTCTGACACCTACGACTACGACCTGTTCGTCATCGGCGCCGGCTCGGGCGGTGTGAGGGCGGCGCGGCTGACGGCGCTCGGCGGCAAACGGGTCGCCATCGCCGAGGAGCACAGGGTCGGCGGCACCTGCGTGATCCGCGGCTGCGTGCCCAAGAAATTCATGGTCATGGCCAGCGACTTCGCCCACCAGTTCCATACGGCGGAAGGGTATGGCTGGACCGTCGAGGCCAGTTTCGACTGGCCCAAATTCCTCCAGGCCAAGGATGTGGAGATCGCCCGCCTGTCCGGCATCTATGCCGCCAACCTGGGCAAGGCAGGCGTCGATCTGGTTCACGGGCGTGCGGTGCTCAAGGACGCGCACACGGTCGAAATCCTCGGCAAGGACCAGACGATCACGGCGGAGAAGATCCTGGTCGCCACGGGCGGCCGGCCCTGGGTTCCGGAAGGGCTGCCGGGCATCGAACACGCCATCACCTCGGAAGAGGCCTTCCACCTGCCAGAACTGCCGAAGCGCATCCTGATCGCCGGCGGCGGCTATATCGCCGTGGAGTTCGCGGGCATTTTCGCCGGCCTGGGCGTCGAGACGACGCTGATCTATCGCGGCCCCAACATCCTGCGCGGCTTCGACGACGACGTGCGCGCCCACCTGGCCGGCGAGATCGAGAAGCGGGGCATCAAGGTGATCCTCGGCTGCCAGCACGAACGCATCGAAAAGACGGAGACCGGCCTGCTCAGCGTGCTGGAGAACGGCATGAAGATCGAGACGGACGTCGTCATGTTCGCCACCGGTCGCGTGCCACACGTCAAGGCGCTGGGGCTGGAGACCGCCGGGGTCGAACTGAACGACGACGGGGCCATCAAGGTCGATGTTCATTCGAAGACGACGGCGGAGAACATCTGGGCCATCGGCGACGTCACCGACCGGATGAACCTGACGCCCGTGGCGATCCGCGAGGCCGTGGCGTTCCATGAAACCGTCTATCGCGACAATCCGCAGGCCTTTGACTACGAGGCCGTCGCCAGCGCGGTGTTCAGCCAGCCACCGGTCGGTACCGTGGGCCTGACCGAGAGCGAGGCGCGGCACAGCTGTCCGGGCGAGGTCGATGTCTATGTGACCCGGTTCCGTCCGATGAAATACGCCTTCACGGGCTCTGATGAGCGGGTCCTGATGAAGCTGGTCGTCGACGGGCAGAGCCAGAAGGTGGTCGGCGTCCATATCGTCGGGCCCGAGGCACCGGAGATGATCCAGCTGGCCGCCATTGCCGTGAAGGCCGGCCTGACCAAGGCGCAATGGGACGCGACCTGCGCGGTCCACCCGACCATGGCCGAGGAACTGGTGACGCTGAAAGAGAAGCAGCGGCCCGGGAATATGTCGGCGGGCTGACAATCGCGACACCGCGTTCATTGTCCCGGAAGGACCATCCGCCTATCTTGGCGGCATGAGTACGCGCTGGACGCCTGAAAGCTGGAGATCGAAGCCCGTCGTGCAGATGCCGATGGACTATCCGGACATGGATGCGCTGCATCGTGTCGAGGATGAGCTTCGGGCCCTGCCGCCGCTGGTGTTCGCCGGCGAGGCGCGGCGGCTGACCGCCAAACTGGCCGAGGTTGAAGCCGGGAATGCCTTCCTGCTCCAGGGCGGCGACTGTGCCGAGAGCTTCAAGGAGTTCTCGACCGACAACATCCGCGACACCTTCCGGCTGATCCTGCAGATGGCGGTGGTCCTGACGTTCGCGGGCCGAAAGCCGGTGGTGAAGGTCGGGCGTATCGCCGGCCAGTTCGCCAAGCCGCGTTCGTCCTCGATCGAGCAGATCGACGGCGTGGAACTGCCCAGCTACCGCGGCGACATCATCAACGGCATGGCCTTTACGCCGGAAGAGCGTCTGCCGGATCCGCAGCGCTTGCTGCGCGCCTACAACCAGTCGGCCTCGACCCTGAACCTGCTGCGTGCCTTCGCCGGCGGCGGCTATGCCGACCTGTACAACATCCACCGCTGGACGATGGGCTTCGCCGCCGACAGCGCCTATGGCCACAAATACCGCGAACTGGCCGACAAGATCACGGAAGCACTGGCCTTCATGGAGGCCGTCGGCGTCACGCCCGAGAGCCATCCGGATCTGAGCCGGGTCGAGGTCTTCACCAGCCACGAGGCCCTGCTGCTGAACCTTGAGAGCGCCCTGACCCGCCTCGACGGCGCGACCGGTGAATGGTTCGACACCTCGGCCCACATGGTCTGGATCGGTGAGCGCACGCGCCAGCCG includes:
- a CDS encoding 3-deoxy-7-phosphoheptulonate synthase class II; the protein is MSTRWTPESWRSKPVVQMPMDYPDMDALHRVEDELRALPPLVFAGEARRLTAKLAEVEAGNAFLLQGGDCAESFKEFSTDNIRDTFRLILQMAVVLTFAGRKPVVKVGRIAGQFAKPRSSSIEQIDGVELPSYRGDIINGMAFTPEERLPDPQRLLRAYNQSASTLNLLRAFAGGGYADLYNIHRWTMGFAADSAYGHKYRELADKITEALAFMEAVGVTPESHPDLSRVEVFTSHEALLLNLESALTRLDGATGEWFDTSAHMVWIGERTRQPDGAHVEFARGIRNPIGLKCGPTMEPDDLLTLIDLLNPDNTPGRLTLIGRFGVDKVGDRLPRLMRAVKENGKRVVWSIDPMHGNTLKAGNGYKTRPFERILGEVRGFIDVAEAEGVHPGGVHLEMTGQNVTECLGGAQALTEDDLSSRYHTHCDPRLNADQALELAFLVAERLKAGRRAQSEAA
- the gor gene encoding glutathione-disulfide reductase gives rise to the protein MSDTYDYDLFVIGAGSGGVRAARLTALGGKRVAIAEEHRVGGTCVIRGCVPKKFMVMASDFAHQFHTAEGYGWTVEASFDWPKFLQAKDVEIARLSGIYAANLGKAGVDLVHGRAVLKDAHTVEILGKDQTITAEKILVATGGRPWVPEGLPGIEHAITSEEAFHLPELPKRILIAGGGYIAVEFAGIFAGLGVETTLIYRGPNILRGFDDDVRAHLAGEIEKRGIKVILGCQHERIEKTETGLLSVLENGMKIETDVVMFATGRVPHVKALGLETAGVELNDDGAIKVDVHSKTTAENIWAIGDVTDRMNLTPVAIREAVAFHETVYRDNPQAFDYEAVASAVFSQPPVGTVGLTESEARHSCPGEVDVYVTRFRPMKYAFTGSDERVLMKLVVDGQSQKVVGVHIVGPEAPEMIQLAAIAVKAGLTKAQWDATCAVHPTMAEELVTLKEKQRPGNMSAG